The proteins below come from a single Mustela nigripes isolate SB6536 chromosome 14, MUSNIG.SB6536, whole genome shotgun sequence genomic window:
- the LOC132001667 gene encoding aflatoxin B1 aldehyde reductase member 2 isoform X1 — MLSALSRAVAGAAVRCTRGSPAPELRAAAATAAATMSRPLSPPRAASGAPVRPATVLGTMEMGRRMDVPASAAAVRAFLERGHTELDTAFMYCDGQSESILGGLGLGLGGGDCRVKIATKANPWEGKSLKPDSVRAQLETSLKRLQCPRVDLFYLHAPDHDTPVEETLRACHQLHQEGKFVELGLSNYASWEVAEICTLCRNNGWILPTVYQGMYNATTRQVETELFPCLRHFGLRFYTYNPLAGGLLTGKYKYEDKDGNQPVGRFFGNNWAETYRNRFWKEHHFEAIALVEKALQATYGSSAPSMTSAALRWLYHHSLLQGAHGDAVILGMSSVEQLAQNLAATEEGPLEPAVVQAFNRAWHLVAHECPNYFR; from the exons ATGCTAAGCGCCCTGTCTCGAGCAGTGGCCGGGGCAGCGGTGCGCTGCACCCGCGGTTCCCCGGCGCCCGAGCTTCGCGCCGCTGCCGCTACCGCCGCCGCCACCATGTCCCGGCCGCTGTCGCCGCCGCGAGCCGCTTCCGGGGCCCCGGTCCGGCCCGCCACCGTGCTGGGCACCATGGAGATGGGGCGCCGCATGGACGTGCCCGCCAGCGCCGCGGCCGTGCGCGCCTTCCTGGAGCGCGGCCACACAGAGCTGGACACGGCCTTCATGTACTGCGACGGCCAGTCCGAGAGCATTCTGGGCGGCCTGGGCCTCGGGCTGGGCGGCGGCGACTGCAGAG TGAAAATCGCTACCAAGGCCAATCCCTGGGAAGGGAAGTCGCTGAAGCCTGACAGTGTCCGGGCCCAGCTGGAGACGTCCCTGAAACGGCTGCAGTGCCCCCGGGTAGACCTCTTCTACCTACACGCCCCAGACCACGACACCCCCGTGGAGGAGACGCTGCGTGCCTGCCACCAGCTGCACCAGGAG GGCAAGTTCGTGGAGCTTGGCCTCTCCAACTATGCCTCCTGGGAGGTGGCCGAGATCTGCACCCTCTGCAGGAACAACGGCTGGATCCTGCCCACTGTGTACCAG GGAATGTACAACGCTACCACCCGGCAGGTGGAAACGGAGCTCTTCCCCTGCCTCAGGCACTTTGGACTGAGGTTCTACACCTACAACCCTTTGGCTG GGGGCCTGCTGACCGGCAAGTACAAGTATGAGGACAAGGACGGGAATCAGCCCGTGGGCCGCTTCTTCGGGAATAACTGGGCTGAGACCTACAGGAATCG CTTCTGGAAGGAGCATCATTTTGAGGCCATCGCCTTGGTGGAGAAGGCCCTACAGGCCACATATGGCAGCAGCGCCCCCAGCATGACCTCGGCCGCCCTCCGGTGGCTGTACCACCACTCCCTGCTGCAG GGCGCCCACGGGGATGCGGTCATCCTGGGCATGTCCAGCGTGGAGCAGCTGGCACAGAACTTGGCTGCGACCGAGGAAGGGCCCCTGGAGCCGGCCGTGGTGCAGGCCTTCAACCGAGCCTGGCACCTGGTTGCCCACGAATGTCCCAACTACTTCCGCTAG
- the LOC132001618 gene encoding aflatoxin B1 aldehyde reductase member 2-like → MFFSNGLLPLSSPSGMNFPPFPDWQPTSFTCTCQTTTPRHPRGGDAVCLPPAAPQEGKFVELGLSNYASWEVAEICICRNNGWILPTVYQGMYNITTRQVETELFLCLRHFGLRFYAYSPLAGGLLTGKYEDKDGNQPVGRFFGNNWAEIYRNR, encoded by the exons ATGTTCTTTTCCAATGGTCTTTTGCCCTTGTCCTCGCCCTCTGGGATGAACTTCCCACCCTTCCCGGACTGGCAGCCT ACCTCTTTTACCTGCACCTGCCAGACCACGACACCCAGACACCCACGTGGAGGAGACGCTGTGTGCCTGCCACCAGCTGCACCCCAGGAG GGCAAGTTCGTGGAGCTTGGCCTCTCCAACTATGCCTCCTGGGAGGTGGCTGAGATCTGCATCTGCAGGAACAACGGCTGGATCCTGCCCACTGTGTACCAG GGAATGTACAACATTACCACCCGGCAGGTGGAAACGgagctcttcctctgcctcaggcACTTCGGACTGAGGTTCTACGCCTACAGCCCTTTGGCTG GGGGCCTGCTGACTGGCAAGTACGAGGACAAGGACGGGAATCAGCCCGTGGGCCGCTTCTTCGGGAATAACTGGGCTGAGATCTACAGGAATCGATGA
- the LOC132001667 gene encoding aflatoxin B1 aldehyde reductase member 2 isoform X2, with translation MLSALSRAVAGAAVRCTRGSPAPELRAAAATAAATMSRPLSPPRAASGAPVRPATVLGTMEMGRRMDVPASAAAVRAFLERGHTELDTAFMYCDGQSESILGGLGLGLGGGDCRVKIATKANPWEGKSLKPDSVRAQLETSLKRLQCPRVDLFYLHAPDHDTPVEETLRACHQLHQEGKFVELGLSNYASWEVAEICTLCRNNGWILPTVYQGMYNATTRQVETELFPCLRHFGLRFYTYNPLAGGLLTGKYKYEDKDGNQPVGRFFGNNWAETYRNRFWKEHHFEAIALVEKALQATYGSSAPSMTSAALRWLYHHSLLQKERD, from the exons ATGCTAAGCGCCCTGTCTCGAGCAGTGGCCGGGGCAGCGGTGCGCTGCACCCGCGGTTCCCCGGCGCCCGAGCTTCGCGCCGCTGCCGCTACCGCCGCCGCCACCATGTCCCGGCCGCTGTCGCCGCCGCGAGCCGCTTCCGGGGCCCCGGTCCGGCCCGCCACCGTGCTGGGCACCATGGAGATGGGGCGCCGCATGGACGTGCCCGCCAGCGCCGCGGCCGTGCGCGCCTTCCTGGAGCGCGGCCACACAGAGCTGGACACGGCCTTCATGTACTGCGACGGCCAGTCCGAGAGCATTCTGGGCGGCCTGGGCCTCGGGCTGGGCGGCGGCGACTGCAGAG TGAAAATCGCTACCAAGGCCAATCCCTGGGAAGGGAAGTCGCTGAAGCCTGACAGTGTCCGGGCCCAGCTGGAGACGTCCCTGAAACGGCTGCAGTGCCCCCGGGTAGACCTCTTCTACCTACACGCCCCAGACCACGACACCCCCGTGGAGGAGACGCTGCGTGCCTGCCACCAGCTGCACCAGGAG GGCAAGTTCGTGGAGCTTGGCCTCTCCAACTATGCCTCCTGGGAGGTGGCCGAGATCTGCACCCTCTGCAGGAACAACGGCTGGATCCTGCCCACTGTGTACCAG GGAATGTACAACGCTACCACCCGGCAGGTGGAAACGGAGCTCTTCCCCTGCCTCAGGCACTTTGGACTGAGGTTCTACACCTACAACCCTTTGGCTG GGGGCCTGCTGACCGGCAAGTACAAGTATGAGGACAAGGACGGGAATCAGCCCGTGGGCCGCTTCTTCGGGAATAACTGGGCTGAGACCTACAGGAATCG CTTCTGGAAGGAGCATCATTTTGAGGCCATCGCCTTGGTGGAGAAGGCCCTACAGGCCACATATGGCAGCAGCGCCCCCAGCATGACCTCGGCCGCCCTCCGGTGGCTGTACCACCACTCCCTGCTGCAG aaagagagagactga